One window of Lemur catta isolate mLemCat1 chromosome 3, mLemCat1.pri, whole genome shotgun sequence genomic DNA carries:
- the KLHDC9 gene encoding kelch domain-containing protein 9 isoform X1, with amino-acid sequence MAVAMPPDRAGSSGWAWRPVARDALLARAFHSCTELRGRFYLVGGLLAGGAREPSSDTVVFDPAGGHAVRLGAGGSLQRSHHDAAPVGGRWLCVVGGWDGSRRLATVTALDTERGVWEAWTATPGDRPPAGLSSHTCTRLSDGELRVAGREGGIRTQRRYGSIYTLRLDPRARTYCYKEEGCHTASRSGHCAALLQTPGPHPGHQLLLFGGCNSGEPEVAGHWSHGKIKTVPSFSPKDEPPVTPHLMEQLARLVSSGQGSLKGPHGLRHQSCSVVGPFAVLFGGETLIRARDTICNDLYIYDTRKSPSLWFHFPCADRGLKRVGHRTCLWNDQLYLVGGFGEDGRTASPQVCILDLFV; translated from the exons ATGGCGGTGGCTATGCCCCCGGATCGGGCGGGGAGCTCGGGCTGGGCCTGGCGGCCGGTGGCGCGAGATGCGCTTTTGGCTCGGGCCTTCCATTCATGCACTGAACTGCGGGGACGGTTCTATCTGGTGGGAGGTCTCCTAGCAGGAGGAGCGAGAGAGCCCAGCAGTGATACAGTGGTCTTCGACCCGGCTGGGGGCCACGCCGTGCGACTGGGAGCCGGGGGCAGCCTCCAGCGCAGTCACCACGACGCTGCACCGGTGGGCGGGCGTTGGCTCTGCGTGGTTGGCGGCTGGGACGGGTCGCGCCGCCTGGCCACCGTGACTGCGCTGGACACAGAGCGTGGCGTATGGGAGGCGTGGACAGCGACCCCTGGCGATCGCCCCCCTGCCGGCCTCAGTAGCCACACCTGCACCCGCCTCTCCGATGGAGAGCTGCGGGTGGCTGGCCGAGAGGGAGGCATCCGCACTCAGCGACGATATGGAAGCATCTACACGTTAAGGCTGGACCCCCGCGCTCGCACCTATTG CTACAAGGAAGAAGGTTGCCACACAGCCTCACGCTCAGGTCACTGTGCTGCCCTgctccaaactcctgggccccacccaggtCATCAGCTATTGCTCTTTGGGGGTTGCAACTCAGGTGAACCAGAAGTAGCTGGGCATTGGAGTCATGGGAAGATTAAG ACAGTCCCTTCTTTCTCCCCTAAGGATGAACCACCTGTTACCCCTCATTTGATGGAACAGCTTGCAAGGCTTGTGAGCAGTGGGCAGGGGTCCCTGAAGGGGCCCCATGGACTACGGCATCAGTCGTGTTCTGTGGTGGGGCCCTTTGCTGTGCTGTTTGGTGGAGAAACTCTAATCAGAGCTAGAGACACCATCTGCAATGACCTCTACATCTATGATACCC GCAAGTCTCCTTCTCTGTGGTTCCACTTTCCCTGTGCAGACCGTGGGCTGAAACGTGTGGGCCATCGTACCTGCCTTTGGAATGATCAGCTTTACCTGGTTGGGGGTTTTGGTGAGGATGGCAGGACAGCTAGTCCACAGGTATGCATCCTGGACCTCTTTGTCTAA
- the KLHDC9 gene encoding kelch domain-containing protein 9 isoform X3 — protein MAVAMPPDRAGSSGWAWRPVARDALLARAFHSCTELRGRFYLVGGLLAGGAREPSSDTVVFDPAGGHAVRLGAGGSLQRSHHDAAPVGGRWLCVVGGWDGSRRLATVTALDTERGVWEAWTATPGDRPPAGLSSHTCTRLSDGELRVAGREGGIRTQRRYGSIYTLRLDPRARTYCYKEEGCHTASRSGHCAALLQTPGPHPGHQLLLFGGCNSGEPEVAGHWSHGKIKTVPSFSPKDEPPVTPHLMEQLARLVSSGQGSLKGPHGLRHQSCSVVGPFAVLFGGETLIRARDTICNDLYIYDTHRGLKRVGHRTCLWNDQLYLVGGFGEDGRTASPQVCILDLFV, from the exons ATGGCGGTGGCTATGCCCCCGGATCGGGCGGGGAGCTCGGGCTGGGCCTGGCGGCCGGTGGCGCGAGATGCGCTTTTGGCTCGGGCCTTCCATTCATGCACTGAACTGCGGGGACGGTTCTATCTGGTGGGAGGTCTCCTAGCAGGAGGAGCGAGAGAGCCCAGCAGTGATACAGTGGTCTTCGACCCGGCTGGGGGCCACGCCGTGCGACTGGGAGCCGGGGGCAGCCTCCAGCGCAGTCACCACGACGCTGCACCGGTGGGCGGGCGTTGGCTCTGCGTGGTTGGCGGCTGGGACGGGTCGCGCCGCCTGGCCACCGTGACTGCGCTGGACACAGAGCGTGGCGTATGGGAGGCGTGGACAGCGACCCCTGGCGATCGCCCCCCTGCCGGCCTCAGTAGCCACACCTGCACCCGCCTCTCCGATGGAGAGCTGCGGGTGGCTGGCCGAGAGGGAGGCATCCGCACTCAGCGACGATATGGAAGCATCTACACGTTAAGGCTGGACCCCCGCGCTCGCACCTATTG CTACAAGGAAGAAGGTTGCCACACAGCCTCACGCTCAGGTCACTGTGCTGCCCTgctccaaactcctgggccccacccaggtCATCAGCTATTGCTCTTTGGGGGTTGCAACTCAGGTGAACCAGAAGTAGCTGGGCATTGGAGTCATGGGAAGATTAAG ACAGTCCCTTCTTTCTCCCCTAAGGATGAACCACCTGTTACCCCTCATTTGATGGAACAGCTTGCAAGGCTTGTGAGCAGTGGGCAGGGGTCCCTGAAGGGGCCCCATGGACTACGGCATCAGTCGTGTTCTGTGGTGGGGCCCTTTGCTGTGCTGTTTGGTGGAGAAACTCTAATCAGAGCTAGAGACACCATCTGCAATGACCTCTACATCTATGATACCC ACCGTGGGCTGAAACGTGTGGGCCATCGTACCTGCCTTTGGAATGATCAGCTTTACCTGGTTGGGGGTTTTGGTGAGGATGGCAGGACAGCTAGTCCACAGGTATGCATCCTGGACCTCTTTGTCTAA
- the KLHDC9 gene encoding kelch domain-containing protein 9 isoform X2 produces the protein MAVAMPPDRAGSSGWAWRPVARDALLARAFHSCTELRGRFYLVGGLLAGGAREPSSDTVVFDPAGGHAVRLGAGGSLQRSHHDAAPVGGRWLCVVGGWDGSRRLATVTALDTERGVWEAWTATPGDRPPAGLSSHTCTRLSDGELRVAGREGGIRTQRRYGSIYTLRLDPRARTYCYKEEGCHTASRSGHCAALLQTPGPHPGHQLLLFGGCNSGEPEVAGHWSHGKIKDEPPVTPHLMEQLARLVSSGQGSLKGPHGLRHQSCSVVGPFAVLFGGETLIRARDTICNDLYIYDTRKSPSLWFHFPCADRGLKRVGHRTCLWNDQLYLVGGFGEDGRTASPQVCILDLFV, from the exons ATGGCGGTGGCTATGCCCCCGGATCGGGCGGGGAGCTCGGGCTGGGCCTGGCGGCCGGTGGCGCGAGATGCGCTTTTGGCTCGGGCCTTCCATTCATGCACTGAACTGCGGGGACGGTTCTATCTGGTGGGAGGTCTCCTAGCAGGAGGAGCGAGAGAGCCCAGCAGTGATACAGTGGTCTTCGACCCGGCTGGGGGCCACGCCGTGCGACTGGGAGCCGGGGGCAGCCTCCAGCGCAGTCACCACGACGCTGCACCGGTGGGCGGGCGTTGGCTCTGCGTGGTTGGCGGCTGGGACGGGTCGCGCCGCCTGGCCACCGTGACTGCGCTGGACACAGAGCGTGGCGTATGGGAGGCGTGGACAGCGACCCCTGGCGATCGCCCCCCTGCCGGCCTCAGTAGCCACACCTGCACCCGCCTCTCCGATGGAGAGCTGCGGGTGGCTGGCCGAGAGGGAGGCATCCGCACTCAGCGACGATATGGAAGCATCTACACGTTAAGGCTGGACCCCCGCGCTCGCACCTATTG CTACAAGGAAGAAGGTTGCCACACAGCCTCACGCTCAGGTCACTGTGCTGCCCTgctccaaactcctgggccccacccaggtCATCAGCTATTGCTCTTTGGGGGTTGCAACTCAGGTGAACCAGAAGTAGCTGGGCATTGGAGTCATGGGAAGATTAAG GATGAACCACCTGTTACCCCTCATTTGATGGAACAGCTTGCAAGGCTTGTGAGCAGTGGGCAGGGGTCCCTGAAGGGGCCCCATGGACTACGGCATCAGTCGTGTTCTGTGGTGGGGCCCTTTGCTGTGCTGTTTGGTGGAGAAACTCTAATCAGAGCTAGAGACACCATCTGCAATGACCTCTACATCTATGATACCC GCAAGTCTCCTTCTCTGTGGTTCCACTTTCCCTGTGCAGACCGTGGGCTGAAACGTGTGGGCCATCGTACCTGCCTTTGGAATGATCAGCTTTACCTGGTTGGGGGTTTTGGTGAGGATGGCAGGACAGCTAGTCCACAGGTATGCATCCTGGACCTCTTTGTCTAA
- the PFDN2 gene encoding prefoldin subunit 2, with the protein MAENSGRAGKSSGSSAGKGAVSAEQVIAGFNRLRQEQRGLASKAAELEMELNEHSLVIDTLKEVDETRKCYRMVGGVLVERTVKEVLPALENNKEQIQKIIETLTQQLQAKGKELNEFREKHNIRLMGEDEKPAAKENSEGAGAKASSAGVLVS; encoded by the exons ATGGCGGAGAACAGCGGTCGCGCCGGCAAGAGCAGCGGGAGCAGTGCGGGGAAGGGGGCGGTGTCGGCAGAGCAG GTAATTGCTGGCTTCAACCGCCTCAGGCAGGAACAGCGGGGCCTGGCATCCAAAGCAGCTGAGCTGGAGATGGAGTTGAATGAGCACAG CCTAGTGATTGATACACTGAAGGAGGTAGATGAAACCCGGAAGTGCTACCGCATGGTCGGAGGAGTGCTGGTGGAACGGACTGTCAAAGAGGTGCTGCCTGCTTTGGAGAACAACAAGGAGCAG ATACAGAAGATCATTGAGACATTGACACAGCAGCTTCAGGCAAAGGgaaaagaactaaatgaattCCGGGAAAAGCACAACATTCGTCTCATGGGGGAAGATGAGAAGCCAGCAGCCAAGGAAAACTCAGAAGGGGCTGGGGCTAAGGCCAGCTCAGCTGGAGTGTTGGTCTCCTAG